A window of Daphnia pulicaria isolate SC F1-1A chromosome 4, SC_F0-13Bv2, whole genome shotgun sequence genomic DNA:
TGATTGCGAAAGTAATAGCCTCCAAACCAGAGTGTCGGCGTTTAAGGCGTGGATTGATCTGTACAAGAATTAAAAATGGACCACCAAGAAAATCTACGACGACTAACATATGAAACGGAACGATTATGGAATTCAAActctaattattaattataatttttttcaattcggtTTCCTTTGACGGGTTTGAATTGTTTCATGCCATATTATGTAAGCTGCGGTACTGAAAACAGCATTTTATAATTctgaataaataatattagCACAAGCAAATAATTCGGAACAGTGCTTTTACCGCAGTACGGCAGTATTCGCCCTCAAGAGCAAGAAATCAATCATACTACTTCTAATTTTAGTTATCCAGCGTTACGTAGGATAAGCTTTTCATTACATGATTTTCGATTCAGGAATAtaatttttcacctttttgactgaaacatttatttttggcgGTATTCTAAAGATTGAATCATTGACCATTTGGTGTTGAGTGATGGTATTCGTCCAAGATTTTTTACGTTTAATCAGTTCATGTACATCGTGGTGCTAGCAGGTGCTAGTCTCAGATTCGAAAAATCAGCTGGTAAGACTAGGAAGGCAGGGTAAGGAAATAAATCCATCATGGCCGCCTTCCACACTGAAACCCCATCCTCCTAAGTAAAGAAATGGCGGGGAAGTTTCAGTTTAATCAGTTCCCGACTCAGTTTCCCCATAGACATAGACATTATTAGACAATGAAGTGGAAGACTTCGTTGTCAATGTTTCCCTGTGTCCCGAACGGTCCCGAACAATATTTCTGTGTCTGTGACTCAGTGTTGTACTGTTGTATAAGGTCAATTGCATTTTCTCCAGGACTTTGTTTACAGATGAACTGTGGTTTTGAGATCCAACTCTTGTTTTTCAAGCGAAAATtctattgcaccgtcaggcTGACGGTGCTCGAATGGGGTTTTGcgctattgcaccgtcaggccgctaggggcGCTCTGACGGCTGGTGGTTGGGGGTACCATCTCTATCTGAGGGCTGAATCTACCCTCCccctttctgacggctgggtGTACCCTCACCCTTTCTGACGGCTAGGTGTACCCTCCCCATTTCTGACGGCTGGGTGTACCACTGTACCCCCTTTCCAGAACCGTCAGGCCACTAGAGGCGCTGTGACGGCTGGGCCTCTCTACGGCTGGGTGCTGTGTACCCTCCCCTTTTCTGACGTTTAGGGTAGGAGTTCCCCTACccctttctgacggctggaGTAACCCTTCCCCATTCTGACGGCTGGGTACCGTACCGTAACCACaaccgtcaggccgctagagGCGCTTTGCGGCTGTGACATTTAATCGGGGGTACCTTATtcataatgtttttttgtttttatttacttacttCACAAcgctttctttttaaaaaaaatattctcaaCTTTTCGAGCTCTTTATACCTGCTTCAAAATATGAAGAATAACACCGTAACATTCCACGTGTTATTGATCTAatctgttatttttaaaagaaattctaacaaacaaatgaaatgaaacaatGTAACACAACGACTATCAAACACCTTGACCACAGCCATGGCTGACATTTAACTAGCTGATTAACTGGTCGTCATCACCGCCGCCATGATGgtagtgttttgttttttgttttgtttgtcagctgattatgtatttttcaagcttaCGTTTCGTCGTCCATCTGTTGAGTAGTTTAATTAAGCTAAACGGAGTTCACCTTAAAAGAGTCAACCGCAGTTCTTATTTAAATTATATAGACAAGGAAAagagttaaaaagaaatatgcaaACGAATGAAATTCGAACAAGAAAATTTTCATTCCGCCATTTTACAAACTATTTAGCTGATGAGCAAAAGTTTTCCGCCAGAATttgtcaattaaaaattttctttaagaCACGCTCGCAAGTTTCATTCGTTTCATTTTCCGTCACGTTAACCGGCAACCAAAATGGCTGATGAATTTGGGAACATTGAATCTATCCACTAtccagccgtcagaaagggGAAGGGTCATTCCAGCCGTCAGATAGGGGGAGGGCACACCCGGCCGTCACAGCGCCCCTAGCGGCCTGATGGTTCTGGAAAGGGTAGGGTCCGGGAAGGATAGGGTCCGTACacccagccgtcagaaagggGTAGGGTAGCTCCAGCCGTCAGATGTAGAGACTAGAGAGGAGTACCCCCAACCGTCAGCCGTCAGAGCgcccctagcggcctgacggtgcaatagcgCAAAACCCCATTCGAGCACCGTCAGCCCGACGGTGCAATAGACTCGACCTTTTTCAAGTATAAGAATTTGCTTTGTTGTTTCCCATTAGGCCATTATATGTTGCAGttctttctattattttttagttacaTATGGCTATTTATTGTAGGTGAGAGGTAGGCTAGTTGATTAGCCAACTTGTCACCATCCACTGTGAAGACATTTCGTAGTTTGTGGTGAAGGAATGCAATCAAGGTGAATGTGAATACTTCATAATATTTTACATTGTCATTTAATTTGTGTTTCACCTGTTTGTACGTCTCTTTAGTTGATACCGAACCACAAACTTTCCACATGTCAACACCATGGAATAGAAACCGGTACTGCAACCCTACACAGACTCATCATAGAGCGACTAGTTTCACTGCAGGCAAGTTGCTATATGTAATCCCGAATTTAGAGCTGCTGAAGTCCACATTTTATTATACTTTCTCACGGTACGAGAGCAAAAAGTCACAATTCAACTAGAAGAACCGACCTAGGACTCGTTGCCTTGCATGTACGTATTCAGATTGaacttatttaaatatttgcaaCAATGGGCACTAATCAGTATATTgcgaaataatttcattttcaatcagcGGTGCCTTCGCAACTTCAAACCCATGATGAAAACGAAAAAGCGGTTTGACAAGTCGGTTCAAAAGGGAAGTTGCAGCTTGGAGTCATATCAACACGCGTTTCACTATACATCAATCACACAGACTCTATACAACACTTCCTAAGTTATAGTTCTTTTTTGTGGTTATTTACTTTGTTGCTTTTATTCATGaacgcaacaactttaaacgTTAGTTATATCGCGTTGCCCGGCTGACACAAATATTCCGAGAGCAATTTCTAAATAGTTTAAATGTTGTACACGCGCCTTTGTGTAATGTTTAGTAACATCATTTGGTTGGTGCATTGTCTCATGCAACTGAGAGACAATGTAACTTTGAGTTGTTTTCCTCGATTTGGAACCTTACAACACCCCATAACGCAAATgatgtttcaatttttcaggCCGACTCGCCGTCATTTTACCATTACTGCAATCTTAGTGACGAATTAGGTATCGCCGCACTAAAAGACCAGCACGTATCGACTTTCAAACTTTGTAGGTGAAGGCAGTACGTCATAGGTTAATGTTCTAATGATTAGttattacaggatatgttgaAGTTGTTTCTGAAACCTGTTTTTAGCATGTCACACAACCCATTGTCTTCTAATTCTATCCTggctgtcttttttttccctttccgcTAACCCAGCAACAGGTACGTGATGTCGTCAACCGATCCATACTTGGTGGAAAGAATTCGATGACTGGATATTTGCATATTCTAGTCGGTTAAATATATTGTCGAATTTTTAATCAGACTGGACACCGTTCCGATCTTATCGCCCAAACTCCCATTTGCTCTGCACTTGAGCACAACTGGCTCACCTTCAAATGTTGTTGCTCTATTGCTGAACGTTGTCTCATGCGCTCCTCCATTGGGCAAATATCCAACGTAagaactatttttatttatttatttattttttttttttttagttgaaaagTGAGCAATATTTAGGGAAATTTTCCGATGGCAAACGTGTTTGTTGACACTTGTCGCCAAGTCTACACCGACATTTGACCAAAGTGCTATCAACCCTAAGCAATTCAAGTTGTtgcaaagaaaataacaataacagaaggtgaataataagaaattttgGTACAGTCTAAGCCAAGTAATCATTGAAAATAAGCGTTATTTTTCCTCAATTATTCGGTTCAAGGATACTGATTGTCAATCCACGGAGATGTTGTCAAGATGAAGatcccattttttaatttatggtGTGCcctcctatttttattttcactttaCATGTTAAAGCAGATGAGACCAGACAGAGTGCCATCGCTAATAGCCAGGGAAAGGACGAAAAGTGCGACTTTCAGCAACTGATCGCAATTGAAGACACGGGGAATTTTACTTGGACCAAACGACGAGTTGAATAAGAACAAAGTGAGACTCCACCATCACTCCGAATGGAAAGGATGAAGGTCAACAAGTTGATTAGAATTTCGCTCACGGTGAAGGTTGACTGACTAGAGCCAAAAGCCGCCATTCGGACGTGAAAAGACAGGAGGAGTACCGAGGGTCTTGGTGTCGTGTGAACGAGAATCAACTTTGAGATTTCATTTGCTGATTTCGTGTcgtctcgtctttttttttcgtctgtttCAAAGGGCGATGGCTGGATTCAACTccatgtacacacacataaagGGCGGCACTTGTTGTCCTTGAACGCCTTCAATCcgacaataaaaaaggaagctCAGCTCGAAAGGGAATCACAAGCTTCGTCCAAGATGAAACATCACAACCCTCAGCCAGAATCAAGGTattaataataagaaatttaCGGTTTAATAAGATATTCAGCTTGCACACTTGACTCCAATTAAATATATATTGTTGTACTCCTTTTGTTTGCGCTTTTTTgtataacattttttcttctttaattcaTTGTTAAGACCGACAAACCACATCCGTTTGTTTTAAGAGTGACTCTAATTTGCCTACGAAAATTATAGGAGGACGTTGGGCAATCAAAAAGGTTTCTCTACTTTCGTCTTGTTCGCGGTCGTGACTCTGCTGAGCTGCTTCAATCCTCTCGCTAGTGTCTTCCTTCCCCGCGTCTCTCGCACAGACGACGCCATCATCATCGATTGTATGTGTCAAAAtgaatttcccattttttaaaatatggatACTGGCTGAATCAGTTTCCGtcaaattgttttcaattttcagtTGCCGGTGTGGGATATGCTCCCTCCTATCACGGCGAGTCGCTGAACGGCCAAATTGCCAGTCCAGGATTCGTCCCGCTGCCATCGTTCAATCCCCACCCAATGGCAtatcgccagcagcagcagaacccCAGTGGATGGTCTTATTCATTCGGACATCCTAGTCCCATTGCACTTGAAGATGTCCCGTCCGCTAGACAAGGAggagcggcagcagcaacgaCGACAACGCCAACAACAACTCCTGCGCCAGTCATCCAGTGCGGAAAAGGGCCGACCGCCTTATCCCAATTGACTGGTGGAAGAGTCGTCGGAACAGACACGACCGTAGCCAAGGCGAATGCCTGGCCGTTCTTGGTgagttgattgattgatttaaaaataaatgaatcgtGTTGAACGCTGCTAAATTATAATGCAATTTGATTACAGGTAAACCTGAGAAAATATAGTGATACCCCTACACAGTTCCCATTTTTCGTCGCTAATTATGTCGAATTGTGTAGCGGGACTTTGATTTCTGACACGAAAGTTCTCTCGGCGGCCAGTTGCTTGGAAAAGTATAAATACGATTGTCATAATGCCCATTTATAATTCGCTCAAGTTTCCCTGCTTTTTTGTCTTGTACAGAATGTCTCTGCTTGAGATGTCAGCCGTCACCGTATTGGTTGGGATAACCAGTCATGGTGCGTCGTTCGTAACCGACGTGCAAATGACTAGGAGGATCAGCAAAGTTGTCCTTCACAGCCAATACAATGCCATCACCTATGTAAGTTGCCACATTAAAACGGAAAGTATTCTTGATAGTTTTGATAGCTTGATTTTAATTTGGATTAGGCCAATGACATTGCCATCATTACACTGGACGTGCCAGTGGTTTTATCCAGGACTGTTGGTCCTGTTTGTCTGCCGCCGGCCAGTACAGAAATCGACCAATACGCCGACCAATCGGCTGTTATTGTGGGATGGGCAACAGACGGTAACGATAAATCATCAATTAATTATCAATTTTTGGTTATGATGTGAAATGgatattttttgttcaatCAGACACACAATTTCCTATGGATACACTGAAACAGGGAACAGTTGCGATTTTGTCCAACTCCGATTGCAAGGCCGATGCGAATTTTGGCAAATATGTGACGGACGCCAATATCTGTATTACATCTGAGGATGAAAAATACTTATGCTCTGTAAGTTTCCCTCTCAACAATCAAGTCTGTTTTCCTCCGTGCTAAAAGTAAAATGTCTCTCTCAATTGCAGGGTGATATCGGTGGTCCAGTATTGGTCCTTTCGTCGCCGGGAATTTGGACTCAAATCGGAATCAACAGCTTCGTCAAAAGTAATTTATTCAATATGACGTTTAATTTTTGCGAGCATCATctaaataaatcaaaccaTTGTGTTTTGACAGGTGATTGCGATAGTAATAGCCTCCAAACCAGAGTGTCGGCGTTTAGGGCGTGGATTGATTTGTACAGGAATTAAAAATGGACCACCAAGAAAATCTATGACGACCAACATATGAAACGGAACGATATTATGAAATTCAAActctaattattaattttaatttctctcAATTTGGTTTCAGCTGTCTGGTTTAATAGCATCATGCTATGTTATTTAACTTGCGGTACTGCATTTTAGaactcaacattttttaaaacagcaTTTTAGTATTCTGAATAAACAGTAGCCCCAGATTAGCCCAAGCAAATAATAACTCGGAGCAGTGCGGTTCCCGCCCTCTAGAACAAGAAATCAATCATACTTCAAATTTTAGAATAGTTATCCAGCGTTCTCTTACCTACGTTCAATATCTTGTTTTGTATGCCAAGTTGCCAACACGTGTTTTTCCAATCTGCCACTCAAGACTTCTAAGGACTACGGCATAGAGCAGCCCTTGTTGTATTTCAATAAACATTAACCGAAATTGCAAAACGACGTGGAAAGCTTTtcaattcatcattttctattcatcaaaTTCTTCATCTCAAATTCTTCATCGGGCTGAAACATTATATACTGAAACACATGTATTTTCAGCGGTATTCTGACGATTGAATTATTGGCTATAGCCCATGAAATGGGTGTTGAGTGGTGGTATTCGTCCAGCcatcgacttttttttaccaaaccGAAACGTCATTTGTTGGACATTTTCAATCGTGGTATCGCGTGCTATAAACAGATTCGAATCAGCTGGTAAGACTAGGAGGAGGCAGGGTAAGTAAATAAATCCATCATGGCCGCCTTTCCACTGCGAAACGCCCATCTTTCTAAAATGGCGGGAAAGTTTCATTTCTCGTTTTCTCGTTTCTCGTCGTAAATAACTGTGGATGGTCGTTCGTGTTCCTGTGTTGTTTAAAATGTCAATTGCATTTTCTCCAGGATTGTGGTTACACAGCAGATGAACTGTGGTTTTGAGATCCAACTCTTGTTTTTCAATAAGTAAGATTTTGCTTTGTCGTTTCCCATTATATGTTGCAGttctttctattattttttagttacaTATGGCTATTTATTGTAGGTGAGAGGCAGGCTAGTTTATTGGCCAACTTGTCACCATCCACTGTGAAGTCATTTCGTAGTCTGTGGTGAAGAAATGCAATCAAGGTGAATGTGAATACTTCATAATATTTTACATTGTCATTTAATTTGTGTTTCACCTGTTTGTACATCTCTTTAGTTGATATTACCGAACCACAAACTTTCCACATGTCAACACCCTGCATGGAATAGAAAACGGTACTGCAACTCTACACAGACTCATCATAAAGCGACTAGTTTCACTTTATGAAGTTGCCAAGTTAGTCTTGTTGAGTACCAAATTTAGAGTGCTGAAGTCTAACTTGTTTCACGTTCCCACGATACGAGAGCAACAAGTCACAATGCAACAACACGGACTAGAAGAAGCGACTAAGGACTCGTTGCCTTGTATGTACGTATTGAGATTGaacttatttaaatattttccatcaaAGGGCActatttattttgtcttcattttcaatcagCGGTGGCTAATACACAACTTCAACCCCACGTTAGAAACGAAGAACGGTCCGACGACGAGTCGTTTCAAAAGAGCCGTTGCAGCAGAGTCATCAGCATAATACAATCACTCAACTATTTGACAAATCGTAGGTTATGGAGCTCTTCCCAGTTATTTAATTTGTTGCTAATTAATTCATgtttcaacaaaacaaaatgtttgcaAATGCATGTTTTAACAAAGCAGCTCGGCGTTTTGTTTCGCATTCCATCATCATTGGTTGGTATAGctttaaaatgaatttcctctTATATTATATTCACATCGACtgttttatgtattttttgtttgaattcagTTGGTGGGGTCACCAACCATTTGGATTCCATCATCAATTAATATCCTtatgtgcagcagcagcagccaacgtTTTAAAAATAGGCGAACCTATTCATGCGGACATCCTATTAGTCTTATGTCGCCATCTCTAATCTCAATCAGCGGAAGAATTTTGGGGCAATGCGAACAGGTAATAACGTTAATCTTCGCTTTGTAATATGTTTTACttgattatttattacagATTACAGGCTATTGGAGTTGTTTTTGGAACATGTTTCGAGTACACATCAACTCATTGTCTCTTTCtcagatttgtttttttttccgcacCACAGCATCAGGTACGTAATGTCGACAAGCAGTCCAAACttgttatttcaataaaaattgccAAACGTTTGATCAGACTTGGCACCGTTCCGATCTTATCACCCAAACTCTGCCAATTGACCAGTTATtctgcactggagtgcataaCTCGGCTCACCTTCAAATGTTGTTGCTCTCGAACGTCGTCTCGTGTGCTCCTTAATTGGGCAAATATCCTTAGTGAGAACTactccttttaaaaaaattgaaaacgagTTAGGGAAATAATTCCAATTGCGAATGTGTTTGTTGACACTTTTCGCCAACACCGAGCGACATATGCCCACGAAGTGTCATCGTCAGCCATAAGTGATTCAAGTGGTTGCTTGAACAAAGATTCCTCATAGGGTAATAGATTTTCAGAAATTCATTTAACTTACTTGAATGATTTATACTAAATTCTTGATTACATTTGACAGGCTATTGGAGTTGTGTTTTTGGAACCGGTTTCGAGTCGACATCAACTCGTTGTCTCTTCCTCGCAGATTTTCTATCGCACCTTAACAAAAGTAAGTGATGTCGACAAGCAATCTATATTTGGTGATTAGAATTCAATCACTGGATATTTGCATATTCCAGTCGGCTAAAAATTGTCAAACGTTTAATCAGACTGGACACCGTTCCGATCTTATCGTTCGTAAACTCTGCCAATTTGACCGCTACACTTCAGGAGCGCAACTCGCTCACCTTCAAATGTTGTTGCCCTCGAACGTCGTCTCATGCGCTCCATAACAAAACATCCTACGTGACAaccacttttttgtttgtttttaaatttaaattaaaaacgagCAATTTCTATGAAAATCATTCCGATTACAAACATGTTGTTCCCAGTCTACATAGGCATTTGGTTGCGCTATCAGCCATAAAAgattaaagttaaatttaaaaaagaaattagagaaaaaaaaaataagaaattgttTCAGTTATGTGCAATAAGATCAactaaatgaaaattgaaatagagCTCgtacatttcatttatttttcctgaATTATTCAGTCTAGGCCGAATGTATAGtggaaaactgatttttaagCCGTGGAGAGTCAACATTCAGATCACTTGCGATGAAATAACCACGACATTTTGAAAcaggtatttattttttttttctttaattttcttttcatattaagtaatgaatgaaaaaataagtaaaacggATTGGTTCATATTAGCCAAGAAAATCTGTTGGCCAACAATTCAGTGGTTTACGCTTACAATGTTTGAATCACTCAGCTCATTCGACTAAtctaatttgaatttgaataggAATTATTATGGATGTCACGCTCGGGACCCTTCGCCAACGACGAATGGATTGTGAGATGTCAACTGTGACGGATCTACCTGCACTCAAGAGCAAGCTGAAAGGTGAAGCCCGAGTGGCACTTTGTATTTTATAATAGCCAAAAATGTGGAGGGAAAAAGTACGACCTTCAATTGATGATCCCTCCCTGCATGATGACTCCGAATACTCGGAATTGAAAGGAGCAAGGCCAACAAGCTGAT
This region includes:
- the LOC124338352 gene encoding uncharacterized protein LOC124338352, producing the protein MHVLTKQLGVLFRIPSSLLVGSPTIWIPSSINILMCSSSSQRFKNRRTYSCGHPISLMSPSLISISGRILGQCEQAIGVVFLEPVSSRHQLVVSSSQIFYRTLTKTGHRSDLIVRKLCQFDRYTSGAQLAHLQMLLPSNVVSCAP